One Oncorhynchus clarkii lewisi isolate Uvic-CL-2024 chromosome 32, UVic_Ocla_1.0, whole genome shotgun sequence DNA window includes the following coding sequences:
- the LOC139391598 gene encoding uncharacterized protein codes for MGSSMGCVRPPREGGHGFPPLSPNPKRRLRFRRKRKGKKRQKGGSSVGSEVESVRISNIPEEEDEEEEDKGTVTEATTASFNTMSDVGAKITNLTVPHVQTQSRQPLPSALCTDSTSDSMGGLGGSRVLELSPEPSPVWRRLSYPGAGSEEGGTSSTIEAPSSQGQPSEDPTPTPDNPDPSFPSQVHTTPGGGRVCKVRAREQGVLERPCIQRPKKERERGKKGEEEKEKVEDEGGGGPAGMLGVAFNNPLSKEHKGVVHIREVEGRLCVVRTVYPSDFGSPVWRGDSYHDKEVEVEVCAEPPAASPVTGNILKVHLSEEDSRRAKMDARTTFLMGTQETTKVKELSLDKPAQVQEGLLIQNPLSSAYASDLPRTSPETGGATQLSRVGLTQRRPKMDTSGLNMTTNLMEAQEATKVEEPSVQDPLSSGYASDLPLTSPEAGGATQIDWESSREGLDSATDSPLSPPQVTTKQFPQSVSRA; via the exons ATGGGAAGCTCTATGGGCTGTGTGAGGCCTCCTAGGGAGGGAGGACACGGCTTCCCCCCACTGTCCCCCAACCCCAAACGGCGCCTCCGCTTCCGGCGGAAACGCAAAGGAAAGAAGCGCCAGAAAGGAGGGTCGTCGGTCGGCTCGGAGGTGGAAAGCGTAAGGATAAGCAACATAccggaggaagaggatgaagaggaagaggacaaAGGCACTGTCACAGAGGCAACCACGGCCTCGTTCAACACTATGAGTGACGTCGGAGCCAAAATCACCAATTTAACTGTACCTCATGTCCAAACTCAATCCAGACAGCCCCTTCCCAGTGCTCTCTGTACGGACTCCACAAGTGACAGcatgggggggttggggggtaGCAGAGTGCTGGAACTGTCCCCTGAGCCAAGCCCAGTGTGGAGAAGGCTGTCCTACCCCGGAGCTGGGAGTGAGGAAGGGGGGACGAGCAGTACCATAGAGGCCCCAAGCAGCCAAGGGCAACCCAGTGAggaccccacccccaccccagatAACCCTGACCCATCTTTCCCGTCCCAGGTGCACACCACCCCTGGTGGGGGTCGAGTCTGCAAAGTCAGGGCGCGAGAACAAGGGGTCCTGGAGAGGCCTTGTATACAAAGAcccaagaaggagagggaacgggggaaaaaaggagaagaggagaaagagaaggtggAGGATGAAGGTGGGGGTGGGCCAGCAGGGATGCTGGGGGTTGCTTTTAACAACCCTTTATCAAAGGAGCACAAAGGGGTGGTCCACATTCGCGAGGTGGAGGGCCGGCTGTGTGTTGTGAGGACAGTCTACCCCAGTGACTTTGGGTCCCCGGTTTGGAGAGGGGACAGTTACCATGACAAAGAGGTAGAAGTAGAGGTATGTGCCGAACCTCCAGCCGCATCCCCTGTGACTGGGAACATCCTCAAAGTACATCTTTCTGAGGAAGACAGCAGGAGAGCCAAAATGGATGCCAGGACCACTTTCCTTATGGGCACCCAGGAAACCACAAAAGTCAAGGAACTCAGTCTGGATAAACCAGCACAGGTCCAAGAGGGACTATTAATACAGAACCCTCTTTCCTCTGCCTATGCCAGCGATCTGCCCCGCACCTCCCCAGAGACGGGGGGAGCCACCCAGCTAAGCAGGGTTGGCTTGACCCAAAGGAGACCCAAAATGGACACCTCAGGTCTCAATATGACAACCAACCTTATGGAGGCCCAGGAAGCTACAAAAGTCGAGGAACCCTCGGTACAGGACCCTCTGTCCTCTGGCTATGCCAGCGACCTGCCACTAACCTCCCCAGAGGCAGGGGGTGCCACCCAGATAGACTGGGAAAGCTCCAGAGAGGGACTGGACTCTGCAACTGACAGTCCTCTATCTCCACCCCAGGTCACCACAAAGCAGTTCCCTCAG TCTGTCTCCAGAGCCTAA